From Apium graveolens cultivar Ventura chromosome 9, ASM990537v1, whole genome shotgun sequence, the proteins below share one genomic window:
- the LOC141686522 gene encoding uncharacterized protein LOC141686522 produces MASASDSTSTDQNIAVNNHDSSSVYYIHPSDASSTQLVSVKFDGNGFNNWKRSMLLVLSAKNKIGFVDGTIEIPDKTSPEYKFWAREILYDLEERYGYASMTKVYSLEQKLSEIVQGSQNISEFFTAIKTGWDVRANVLMMQPLPNVSAAYNLFAQEERHKEISQVSNQN; encoded by the exons ATGGCTTCCGCTTCTGATTCTACTTCTACTGATCAAAATATCGCTGTCAACAATCATGATTCGTCTAGTGTGTATTACATACATCCTTCTGATGCATCTTCGACTCAATTAGTTTCTGTTAAGTTTGATGGAAACGGATTTAATAACTGGAAAAGATCAATGCTGTTAGTATTATCAGCCAAAAATAAGATTGGTTTCGTTGATGGAACGATTGAAATTCCTGACAAAACTTCACCAGAATACAAGTTTTGGGCGAG AGAGATTTTGTACGATTTGGAAGAACGTTATGGATATGCTTCTATGACAAAAGTGTATTCTTTAGAGCAGAAATTATCAGAAATTGTACAAGGTTCCCAGAATATCTCAGAATTCTTCACTGCAATCAAGACAGGTTGGGATG TAAGGGCAAATGTTTTAATGATGCAACCATTGCCAAATGTTTCAGCTGCTTATAATCTATTTGCTCAAGAGGAAAGACACAAGGAAATTTCTCAGGTTTCCAATCAGAATTAA